In Fimbriimonadaceae bacterium, the genomic window ATAGACTGCGGACTGTGCGAACCTGAGTGCCCGGTTTCAGCCATTTTTGTGGATACCGACGTTCCTTCCAACTGGAAGGACTTCATCGAGAAGAACGCCGAAAAAGCAAAAGAGATCAGCGGAAAGTAACTAGGCGGCGCGGTCAAAAAGCATCATCCAGCGGGCGGACTCCACTCGGTTCATGTCGCCGATCTGCAATCCAACCCGGAACGTGCCAT contains:
- a CDS encoding Ferredoxin, yielding MPYVVTEPCIGVKDKSCLTVCPVDCIYEGDDMVYIHPDECIDCGLCEPECPVSAIFVDTDVPSNWKDFIEKNAEKAKEISGK